The following proteins come from a genomic window of Deltaproteobacteria bacterium:
- the rlmB gene encoding 23S rRNA (guanosine(2251)-2'-O)-methyltransferase RlmB has product MSRVVSGVNPVREALAARPDQIEVVCYASKDQSRLSKLLESCKKARVKVSACDKKQLDRFAGSHNHQGIAAIISDFSYSEIDDILNFCKKSGEKAFILVLDGIQDPHNLGAIIRSAESAGIHGIIIPTDRAVHVTSTVEKVSAGAVEHIKIAKVTNIARTLEDLKKEGLWIIGAEGGSRTCLYDVDLTVHVVIVVGSEGKGVRPLVQKKCDIMVNIPMAGKINSLNVSVSSAIIMYEAVRQRL; this is encoded by the coding sequence GTGTCAAGGGTAGTTAGCGGCGTTAATCCCGTAAGGGAAGCGCTGGCAGCACGGCCGGACCAGATTGAAGTTGTTTGCTACGCCTCCAAAGATCAGTCAAGGTTATCTAAACTCCTGGAATCCTGCAAAAAGGCGAGAGTTAAAGTTTCCGCTTGCGATAAAAAACAACTTGATAGGTTTGCCGGTTCTCATAACCATCAGGGAATAGCCGCCATTATTTCAGATTTTTCCTATTCAGAGATTGATGACATTCTTAATTTCTGTAAAAAGAGTGGTGAAAAGGCCTTTATTCTCGTTCTTGATGGTATTCAGGACCCTCACAACCTTGGCGCCATCATCAGGAGTGCCGAGTCCGCCGGTATTCACGGCATTATCATTCCCACAGACAGGGCCGTCCATGTTACGTCAACAGTGGAGAAAGTCTCTGCAGGTGCTGTCGAACACATTAAAATTGCCAAAGTAACTAACATTGCCCGTACCCTGGAGGACCTGAAGAAGGAGGGCCTCTGGATTATTGGCGCTGAAGGAGGAAGCCGTACATGCCTCTATGATGTCGATTTGACAGTCCATGTGGTTATTGTTGTCGGCAGCGAGGGAAAGGGTGTTCGTCCACTGGTACAGAAAAAATGTGATATCATGGTTAATATCCCCATGGCGGGAAAGATAAATTCACTAAATGTCTCCGTATCATCAGCCATTATCATGTATGAAGCTGTCAGGCAAAGGTTGTGA
- a CDS encoding heme lyase CcmF/NrfE family subunit yields the protein MLIEIGRASLNIVLVMSVYVIVASLLGVFKKDLRFVASARRGIYSIFILATVSSAILLHAFITNNFAVKYVAGYSERDLNIHYKIAAFWGGNDGSLLFWIFGLSIFAALMSFQNRKDDDHKFIPYTYVVIMVVMIFFLILTSFITNPFDLYPGGQLPRDGRGLNPMLQTFGMMFHPPALLWGYVAFTIPFAFAVAALITRELDSTWILKTRKWTLFAWVLLGIGNIMGAEWAYDELGWGGFWAWDPVENASFIPWLTATAYLHSVMIQERRNMLKIWNMFLIVITFALTIFGTFLVRSGVLQSVHDFGVSEMGPFFIVFMAIMSAIAFGLIIYRYDDLKSDNNQLESFLSRESTFLLNNLILLALAFATLWGTLFPLISEVITGNKITVGPPFFEQVNTPLFLILLIITGICPLIGWRKASAENLKRNFILPAIFMVAALVLLAALGMRHIYAILCFSFSSFVLVTIFMEYYRGIRARGRLKGEGPVKALAMLFWKNKRRYGGYFIHIGIVLVFIGATGSSAFVTENAKSMKLGESMSVGNYTLKYEKIKGREKPNYEAIVAFLSVFKDGKKVDEITPEKRFYYKFPDEPTSEVALSRTLKEDLFVILASFERDGTITVKALINPLINWMWIGAVIAVIGGFYVLLPDGKKKRSTA from the coding sequence GTGCTAATTGAAATAGGGAGGGCATCTCTTAATATTGTCCTTGTCATGTCGGTCTACGTGATAGTCGCGTCACTTTTAGGTGTTTTTAAAAAAGATTTAAGGTTCGTTGCCAGTGCGAGAAGAGGTATTTATTCTATCTTCATTCTGGCAACAGTTTCGTCGGCAATTCTTCTCCATGCCTTCATAACAAATAACTTTGCTGTTAAGTATGTAGCAGGCTATTCAGAGAGAGACCTCAATATTCATTACAAAATAGCGGCTTTCTGGGGTGGAAATGACGGGTCGCTACTTTTCTGGATATTTGGCCTCTCCATATTTGCGGCCCTCATGTCTTTCCAGAACAGGAAGGATGATGATCATAAATTTATTCCATATACCTATGTGGTTATCATGGTCGTTATGATCTTCTTCCTTATTCTTACATCCTTTATTACCAATCCCTTTGATTTATACCCCGGTGGGCAGCTACCGAGAGACGGGCGAGGGCTAAACCCCATGCTTCAGACCTTTGGTATGATGTTTCATCCTCCGGCTTTGCTCTGGGGATATGTGGCATTTACCATACCCTTCGCCTTTGCTGTTGCAGCCCTTATTACAAGAGAACTCGATTCTACCTGGATTCTAAAAACGAGGAAATGGACCCTTTTTGCCTGGGTTTTACTTGGCATCGGAAATATTATGGGTGCTGAATGGGCCTATGACGAACTCGGATGGGGTGGTTTCTGGGCATGGGACCCTGTTGAAAATGCCTCTTTTATCCCCTGGCTTACTGCAACGGCCTATCTTCATTCGGTCATGATACAGGAAAGAAGGAACATGCTTAAAATCTGGAACATGTTTCTTATCGTCATCACCTTTGCGCTCACCATATTCGGTACATTTCTTGTGAGAAGCGGTGTGCTTCAGTCGGTTCATGACTTCGGCGTTTCCGAGATGGGGCCATTCTTTATCGTTTTCATGGCAATTATGTCGGCCATTGCTTTTGGGCTTATTATCTACCGCTACGATGATCTGAAAAGCGATAATAACCAACTCGAATCCTTTCTATCAAGGGAATCGACCTTCCTGCTGAACAATCTGATCTTGCTTGCTCTCGCATTTGCAACATTATGGGGAACACTGTTTCCACTTATTTCAGAGGTGATAACAGGCAATAAGATTACAGTGGGTCCTCCATTTTTTGAACAGGTAAATACGCCCTTATTTCTTATTCTTCTTATAATAACCGGTATCTGTCCTCTCATTGGTTGGAGAAAGGCATCAGCTGAAAATCTGAAAAGGAATTTTATTTTGCCCGCTATTTTTATGGTGGCAGCCCTTGTTTTATTGGCAGCCCTTGGTATGCGTCATATCTATGCCATCTTGTGCTTCTCATTCTCATCTTTTGTTTTGGTGACAATATTTATGGAATACTACAGAGGCATCAGGGCAAGAGGCAGGTTAAAAGGTGAAGGCCCCGTTAAAGCACTTGCCATGTTATTCTGGAAAAACAAGCGGCGCTATGGAGGATACTTTATTCATATTGGTATTGTTCTTGTTTTTATCGGCGCAACGGGGTCATCAGCTTTTGTAACAGAAAATGCAAAAAGTATGAAATTAGGCGAATCCATGTCGGTCGGCAACTATACACTTAAGTATGAAAAGATCAAAGGGAGGGAAAAGCCAAATTATGAAGCCATTGTCGCTTTTCTGTCCGTATTTAAGGATGGTAAAAAAGTCGATGAGATTACGCCGGAGAAGCGTTTCTATTATAAGTTTCCTGATGAACCGACGAGTGAAGTTGCCCTCAGCAGAACACTGAAGGAGGATCTCTTTGTTATACTCGCTTCTTTTGAGAGAGATGGTACAATCACTGTAAAGGCCCTAATCAATCCCCTTATTAACTGGATGTGGATAGGGGCGGTTATTGCCGTTATTGGCGGTTTTTACGTTCTTCTGCCTGATGGAAAAAAGAAAAGGAGCACGGCATGA
- a CDS encoding cytochrome c maturation protein CcmE produces MKKSQKFLIASVVIVVAITTLIYVGIKESGVYYMTIAELKSSGTAMSGQGLRVSGNVVNGSIEDIAKELILKFRVKDEEGPDNVFVNVFYKGVKPDSFKEDVQVILEGKYDSARNLLTATTLLVKCPSRYEGEAPPEDHDYSNKKKRLEVKPGAN; encoded by the coding sequence TTGAAAAAGAGCCAGAAGTTTTTAATTGCATCGGTAGTGATTGTTGTTGCAATAACTACTTTGATTTATGTGGGCATTAAGGAATCAGGTGTTTACTACATGACCATTGCAGAACTTAAGAGTTCGGGAACTGCAATGTCGGGACAGGGATTAAGAGTTAGTGGAAATGTGGTAAATGGCTCAATTGAGGATATTGCAAAGGAATTGATTCTAAAATTCAGGGTAAAAGATGAGGAAGGCCCGGACAATGTGTTCGTCAATGTTTTCTACAAAGGTGTCAAGCCTGACTCCTTCAAGGAAGATGTCCAGGTGATCCTTGAAGGGAAATACGATTCGGCCAGGAATCTCTTGACAGCAACAACACTTCTTGTAAAGTGTCCTTCGAGATACGAAGGAGAAGCCCCGCCGGAAGATCATGATTATTCCAACAAAAAGAAAAGATTAGAGGTGAAGCCTGGTGCTAATTGA
- the pyrF gene encoding orotidine-5'-phosphate decarboxylase: MCNKIIVALDVESKEKAGQWVEKISGHVGLFKVGKQLFTAAGPDVVTLIKEAGGGVFLDLKFHDIPNTVAAASVQALRLGVDMLNVHALGGYEMMAKTADEVNKEAHSSGREKPILIAVTILTSMNDKGLEEAGIMTPVADEVVKLASLAKRAGLDGVVASPQEIKIIKETCGEDFVVVTPGVRPSFASMDDQKRVMTPLEAVRAGADYLVIGRPVTKAEDPLRAISLIEEELCQG; the protein is encoded by the coding sequence ATGTGCAATAAGATAATTGTTGCTCTCGATGTTGAAAGCAAGGAAAAAGCCGGTCAATGGGTAGAAAAAATTTCCGGTCATGTTGGACTTTTCAAGGTCGGTAAACAGCTTTTTACTGCAGCTGGACCGGATGTGGTTACCCTGATTAAAGAGGCAGGAGGCGGTGTTTTTCTCGACCTTAAGTTTCATGACATACCTAATACAGTTGCCGCTGCATCTGTTCAGGCCCTTCGGCTTGGCGTGGATATGCTCAATGTGCATGCTCTTGGCGGTTATGAAATGATGGCAAAGACCGCTGATGAAGTGAATAAAGAAGCCCATTCGTCAGGCAGGGAAAAGCCTATCCTCATTGCCGTAACGATACTTACCAGCATGAATGATAAAGGCCTTGAAGAAGCGGGCATAATGACACCCGTGGCGGATGAGGTGGTCAAACTTGCCTCCCTTGCAAAACGGGCCGGCCTTGATGGTGTTGTTGCTTCCCCTCAGGAGATTAAGATCATAAAAGAGACCTGCGGAGAGGATTTTGTCGTTGTTACTCCCGGTGTGAGGCCTTCCTTCGCTTCAATGGATGATCAAAAACGTGTGATGACGCCTTTGGAGGCTGTCCGGGCAGGAGCTGATTATCTCGTTATTGGAAGGCCTGTAACGAAGGCAGAAGATCCATTACGGGCAATAAGCCTCATTGAAGAAGAACTGTGTCAAGGGTAG